GTGACGCTGGTTAACCCGCAGATCTCCCCGGACCTGTCAGAACCGAATCTGACCTTTATTCATGTCCCGGCGGGCCGGGCCAATCGTGCGGGCTGGTATCTGTATAACCAGTCGCCGGATATGAGCTCCATCATCAGCCATCAGCCGCTGGAATATAACCGCTACCTGAACAAACTGGTGGCGTGGGCGTGGTTCAATGGGCTGCTGACCAGCAAAACCCGTCTGCATATTAAAGGCAACGAATTCTGTGACCTGCCGCGTTTGCAGGAGCTGGTGAATGATGTCTCGCATCATTTCCCGCTGCGCGTACCGGCACCGACGCCGAAAGCGCTCTATAGCCCGTGTGAAATTCGTCATCTGGCGATTATCGTCAACCTCGAACATGATCCCACCTCGGCATTCCGCAATCAGGTGGTGCATTTTGATTTCCGTAAGCTGGATGTGTTCAGTTTCGGTCAGCAGCAGCAATGCCTGATTGGCAGCATCGATCTGCTGTACCGTAACTCGTGGAATGAGGTGCGTACCCTGCATTTCAACGGTGAACAGGCGATGATCGAAGCCCTGAAAACCATTCTCGGTAAAATGCATCAGGATGCGGCCCCGCCGGATACGGTGGAAGTGTTCTGCTACAGCCAGCATCTGCGCGGACTGATTCGTACCCGTGTCCAGCAACTGGTGTCGGAATGCATCGAACTGCGCCTTTCCAGTACGCGTCAGGAGCCGGGCCGTTTCAAAGCGTTGCGCATGGCGGGACAAACCTGGGGACTGTTCTTTGAACGCATGAGCGTGTCGGTGCAGAAACTGGAAAACGCGGTCGAATTCTATGGCGCGATTTCTAACAACAAGCTGCACGGCCTGTCGATTAAAGTGGAGTCGAATCAGACGCCGCTGCCGCCAGTGGTGAATGGCTATGCCAGCGAAGGCATCATTCAGTTCTTCTTCGAAGACACCAATGATGACCGTGGCTTCAACATTTATATCCTTGATGAAAGCAATCGCGTTGAGGTGTATCACCATTGCGAAGGCAGCAAAGAGGAACTGGTGCGTGACGTCAGCCGTTTTTATTCGTCATCACATGACCGTTTCACTTACGGCTCCAGTTTTATCAATTTCAACCTGCCGCAGTTTTATCAAATTGTGAATACCGGCGATCGCTTTCAGGTGATCCCGTTCCGCAGCCAGACCCTGACGCAGCTTTGCGCCACACAGCCTGACAACGACAACGGCGATTTCCAGCCACGCTATCAAATGCACTGATCCTGCCCGCCCGCGCGTGGCAGGTGTCAGACCTGTAACGCGATTGCGGGTATTTCCTGTTGCTTTTACAACGTCAACTGCGATGATAAGCATCTAGGTAAGGACAGAAAGAGCAGACAGAATGAGACAATTGATAAGTCAGCTGGGTATGGTGCTGGCACTGGTCAGCCTGTCAGGCTGTGGCCTGAAAGGACCGCTGTATTTCCCGCCCAAAGATCAGCCGCAAAAGACCAACACACAGGTGACTGAGCAGCAGCAGAAAGCGGCTTCAGCTGCGGATGTGGGTGGTTTGGTCACCCAAAAATCAGGTATGCAGGCGAACTAATCTCCTATGAGTAATCCGGCGGAGCAGAAAATGCAGTTCTCGAAAATGCACGGTCTCGGCAACGATTTCATGGTTGTGGACGCCGTGACGCAAAACGTCTTTTTTTCGCCGGAGCTGATTCGCCGTCTGGCGGATCGCCACCTGGGGATCGGTTTCGATCAACTGCTGATCGTCGAGCCACCCTACGATCCGGACCTCGATTTCCACTATCGTATTTTCAACGCCGACGGCAGTGAAGTAGCGCAGTGCGGCAACGGCGCGCGCTGCTTTGCTCGTTTTGTCCGGCTGAAAGGTTTGACCAACAAAAGCGACATTCGCGTCAGTACGCAAACCGGGCGCATGGTGTTGAGCGTCACCAATGATGAACTGGTGCGCGTTAACATGGGTGAACCCAACTTCGACCCGCAGCAAGTGCCTTTCCGGGCCAACAAAGCCGAGAACCTGTATCTGCTGCGCGTGGCGGATCAGACGGTGATGTTTGGTGCTGTTTCGATGGGTAACCCGCACTGCGTGATCCAGGTCGAGAGCGTGAAAACCGCGCCAGTGGAAACGCTGGGTCCGATTCTGGAAAGCCATGAGCGTTTCCCGGAACGCGTCAACGTCGGCTTTATGGAAGTGGTCAATCGGGAACACATTCGTCTGCGCGTTTATGAACGCGGCGCGGGTGAAACTCAGGCATGCGGCAGTGGCGCTTGTGCTGCTGTCGCCTGCGGTATTCAGCAGGGCATTCTGGCGGAAAAAGTCCGTGTCGATCTGCCTGGTGGAACGCTGCATATTGCCTGGAAAGGGGCCGGTCAACCGCTGTTTATGACCGGGCCAGCCACACACGTCTACGATGGGTTTATTCATCTATGAAAAATGTCGAAGAGCAGACCGACAGCGCGGTGCTGCTGGACGATCAGGCGGTCAGCACGTATCTGCGTCAGAACCCCGATTTCTTTATTCGCAATGCGCGGCAGGTCGAACAGATGATGGTGCCGCATCCGGTACGCGGCAGCGTGTCGCTGGTCGAGTGGCATATGGCGCGGCAACGCAACCATATTCAGCAGCTGGAAGAGGAGATCACCCTGTTGATGGAACAGGCAACCGCCAACCATCAGCTGTTTGATCGCCTGCTGTCGTTGCAGGGCCATCTGGCCACTGCCGATAGTTTGCAGGATATGCTGACTCGTCTGCATCGCTGGGCGCGTGAGCTGGGTCTGGCGGGTGCCAATGTGCGGCTGTTCAGCGATAAATGGCACATTGGCGCGCCGTCCGATTTCACCCAACTGGGTCTGTCACGCCAGGCGTTTGAACCGTTACGGATTCAGCGCTTCGGTGACGAGCAGCATTATCTCGGCCACCTGAATGGCCCGGAACTGTTGCTGCTGTTGCCGCAGGCGAAAGCTATCGGCTCGGTAGCGATGTCGCTGATGGGCGATCGCGGTGAGCTGGGCGTATTAATCTTTAGCAGCCGTGACAACCAGCATTATCAGGCCGGGATGGGAACGCTGCTGCTGCAACATCTGGCGCTGATGCTGCCGGAATTGCTGTCACGCTGGGTAGAGCGTGCATGAGTAGTGACAGCCCGCTGCTGCCTGCCGTTGAGGGCTTTCTGCGTTACCTGAAAGTGGAGCGCCAGCTCAGCCCGTTGACGCAGGAAAATTATGCGCGCCAGCTTAAGGTGATTATCAGCCAGGCCGATGAGATGAAAATCACCGCCTGGAGCCAGCTGGAACCGGCGCAGGTGCGCAACATCGCCGCCCGCAGCCGTCGCGCGGGTTTAGGCCCGAGCAGCCTGGCGTTACGTATGTCGGCATTGCGCAGTTTTCTTGACTGGCAGGTCAGACAGGGCCAGTTGAGCGGCAATCCGGCAAAAGGGATCTCTACTCCGCGTAATGCGCGCCATCTGCCGAAAAATATGGATGTCGATGAGGTTAACCAGCTGCTGGAAATTGACC
This genomic stretch from Pantoea cypripedii harbors:
- the lptM gene encoding LPS translocon maturation chaperone LptM produces the protein MRQLISQLGMVLALVSLSGCGLKGPLYFPPKDQPQKTNTQVTEQQQKAASAADVGGLVTQKSGMQAN
- a CDS encoding DUF484 domain-containing protein, whose amino-acid sequence is MKNVEEQTDSAVLLDDQAVSTYLRQNPDFFIRNARQVEQMMVPHPVRGSVSLVEWHMARQRNHIQQLEEEITLLMEQATANHQLFDRLLSLQGHLATADSLQDMLTRLHRWARELGLAGANVRLFSDKWHIGAPSDFTQLGLSRQAFEPLRIQRFGDEQHYLGHLNGPELLLLLPQAKAIGSVAMSLMGDRGELGVLIFSSRDNQHYQAGMGTLLLQHLALMLPELLSRWVERA
- the dapF gene encoding diaminopimelate epimerase, coding for MQFSKMHGLGNDFMVVDAVTQNVFFSPELIRRLADRHLGIGFDQLLIVEPPYDPDLDFHYRIFNADGSEVAQCGNGARCFARFVRLKGLTNKSDIRVSTQTGRMVLSVTNDELVRVNMGEPNFDPQQVPFRANKAENLYLLRVADQTVMFGAVSMGNPHCVIQVESVKTAPVETLGPILESHERFPERVNVGFMEVVNREHIRLRVYERGAGETQACGSGACAAVACGIQQGILAEKVRVDLPGGTLHIAWKGAGQPLFMTGPATHVYDGFIHL